The Rhodoferax ferrireducens T118 DNA segment GCAAATAGCACGACCGTTCTTTTTTATCTTATGGGAGTCAACAGATGAAGCAATTCAGAGTTCTAGCAACGGCCCTCGCCGCCGCGCTGCTGGTGGCCGCCTGCGGTGGTGGTGGCAATGGCGATCAGACGCCCCCAGTCAAGTATTCGGCAGTGGTGTCCTTTGGCGACAGTCTGAGTGATGCTGGCACTTACAACGTTGGCCCAATCAAGAACGCCGGCGGTGGCATGTTCACCGTGAACGGCATTGCTGGCGCTATTGGTGCCGATACCGTGCCGAGCGATAACTGGGCCCAACTGGTTTCCGCCTCGGCCGTCGGCAAAACCTCCTGCTCGGCACGGGTCGGTGGTTTCGGGGTGGCCGAAACTGCGGTCGCCGGATGTACCAATTACGCGCAAGGCGGCTCCCGTGTGACGGATCCGAACGGGATTGGCAACGCATCGGGGGGCGCGGTCGCGGCAGGAACCACAACAGCAGGTGCTCTGACGGAGCCGGTTGTGACGCAGATTGCCAATTACGTCAAGGACAGTGGCGGCTTCACGGGGAACGAACTGATCACGGTACTGGCCGGTCCCAATGACCTGTTTGCACAACTCACCAAGTTGACAGTCGATGCAACGGCTGCCGGCAACGCCGCTGGCAACACCGCTTTTGCGACCGCCGTCGTTGGCGCGCTGGCCGCTGATTCGACCAATCCCGCCACGGCGGCCACCGCCATCGGCACCGCCATGCCCCAGGCGCAGGCGGCCGCCGCGAAGGTGGCAGGTGCCACCACCACGACCATCATGCAGGCGGCAGTCACCGGTGCGGTGCAGGCGGCGGCACTGGCGGGCAATACCAAGGTCATGGACATGACCTATATCAATGGCGTTGTGACGACAGCCAAAGACTTTGCCACGGCTGCGGGCACGGCTGCAGGAAATCAGACATTTGCCGGGACCTTGATAGGTGCCCTGGCCGCTGATGCGACCACCCCTGCAACTGCCGGACCGATTATTCAGACCGCTTTTGTGACTGAAGCAGCTAAAGGTAGCGCCATGAACGTGGTCGTAGGGGCCGCAGCCGCTGCAGCCGCTGGACAGGGCAATACAAAAGTTGTGACTGACCCAACCTATGTGCCAACGCTGGTTGCCAACGCAACCACTGCAGCAAACGCAGCGGGTGCAGCAGCGGGTGCAACAGCTTTCGCGACCAAGCTCGCAGGCTTGCTTGCTGCCGATGCTACGGTGCCCGCCACCGCAGGTCCAGCCATTGGCGCTGCCATGGCTGCGGCAAAAGCGACCGCGTCTGCAGCCCCAGGTGCTACAGCCGACTCTGTTAACACGGCGGTAGTCACCGCGGCCGTGCAGGCAGCTGCAGCCGCGGGCAATACCAAGGTCATGAACATGACTTATATCAACGCCATTGCCGCCTCCGCCCAAGCGTCTGCGACCACCGCCGGCACGGCCGCTGGAAATCAATACGTTGCAACCACCGGCGCCGCCAATGCCGGCGTCGGCGTGGTCACGGCGGCCGCCACCTTGGCGGGCTATGTGAAAGACATGGTCAACAAGGGTGCCAAGCATGTGGTCGTGCTGAATCTGCCCGACATGAGCCTGACACCGAGTGCGCGCAGCACGATCATTTATAACGCGGACGGCAGCATCAAGGACAACTCCTCGCAGCGGCTCGTTCTGGCCTTGGTCAAAGCTTTTAATGCCGAGTTACAGAAGGACCTGGGAGTCACCCTGGGTGTCCCCGCCAATGGCGTGCTCTTGGTTGACTTCTTTACCAACATGCAGAACAACGTCAACGACCCGGGTCACTACGCTCTCACCAACACGAAGGACGTTGCATGCAACTTAACAGCACCCGCCAATGCACTGGCCACGGTGGGGCTCGATGACGGCAGTTCTCTGGTTTGCAATGGAAGCAACCTGATTGCTGGTGATACGTCGCATTACATGTTTGCCGACAAGGTCCACCCAACACCGTACAGTCACAAACTTTTGTCCCAAGTCGTCAACAAAATCATGATCCAGGCTGGCTGGCTCTAATCAACGAACTTCAAGGAGAACCCTTAATGAAACATCAAATGAAGTTCCTCGCCATTGCCGCCGCTGCCATGCTGGCAGCTGGCAGCGTTTGCGCCCAGACCGCCGGTACCTGGATGGTGCGCGCCGGCGCCACCAGGCTGGCGCCGGTTGGCCCGAGCGGCTGCATGACGGCCCCGGATTATGGTGATGGCAGCGGCTGTACCCGCAGCAATGTCAGCGCCAATACGCAGCTTGCCGGTGGTATCACCTACATGTACACCGACAACATTTCGGTCGATGTGCCCTTGGCATTGCCTTTCAAACACGACGTCATCGGTGCTGGTTCGATGGAAGGTGCGGGTAAGCTGGGCGAAGTGAAGGCGCTGCCCATGACTGTGTTCCTGCAATACCGTTTTCTGGAAGCCAACGCCAAGTTCCGTCCCTATGTTGGCCTGGGGGTGACGTATGCCTACTTCTTCGACGAACAAGGCAGTTACCACTTGACGCAAACCACCAATCCCGGGGGTCCGCCGACTTCCTTTACGGTCGATGCCAAGTTCATCCTGACACCACAAATCGGCGCCACGTTGGCTTTGAATGACAAGTGGTTCATCGACGTGTTCTACAGCAAGGCCAAGCTCAGCACGACGACACACTTCTCGTCAGGGCAAACCATGCCAGCTGACCTCGACCCGGCCGCCTACGGCATCGCCGTCGGCTACAAGTTCTAAACGACCAAGCCTAACGCCTGACATCCCCTGCGAGCCGAGAGACTCGCAGGGGATTTTTCATGGCTGTCGTCTATCTCGCCAGCTTGGGTTGCCAACTTGGCTGGCTGCCCGCTGCAAGCGGTCGCGCACGCCGTCCCACTCGGCACCCGCAGGTGGCGTCTCGATCCAGATCTGCTGCACGCCCTGGGCATCCAGGCGGCGCAGCACGGCAAATAATTCACGCGCAGCGGCAGTCGCGTCAGCGGGCATGTGTTGCGACAGCAGCCGGGACGACTGGTTTGGGTGGACGCTGCGGGCATAGACGGCAATCGTCGGCAGCGCTGGGGCCTGCGCCCGCGCCCTCGTGGCGACGGCAACGCCGGCTGCAGGGCCCATCGCAGCCTCATCAGCCACCCACCGAGCGAGCGCGGCCCGCAACGCAGCCGCATCCATCAGCCGTACCGTGGCCTTCGGTGCGTAATGCGACTCCAGGGTGCCAGAGGCCTTGGGCGCGGGCGCAGCATCTGTCGCCAGCTCGTCCTTCAACAGCACTTTCAAGCCACAAGCCGCTTGCACCTGCTCGCGCGTGATGGCGCCGGGCCGCAACAGCACCGGCTGGCCGCGCGTGCAGTCGATGATGGTGGACTCGATGCCAACCGTGCAGGCACCACCGTCCAGAATCAGCAAGTCAGGGCCAAACTCGCTTTGCACATGAGCGGCGGTGGTCGGGCTGACCCGGCCAAACTGATTCGCGCTGGGGGCGGCGATGCCCCAGACCCCATGGGGCTGAGATGCCAATTCTTTCGCTTGCGGCTTGGCGCTTTCAGAATGAGTGGGATTCTGACCCCCATTCTGGAGCAGCGCCTGGAGCAGCATTTGCGCCACCGGGTGCGACGGGCAGCGCAGGCCAATCGTGTCCTGCCCGCCGGCGGCCGCGCTAGCCACACCGGGGCGGCGCGGCAGGATCAGCGTCAGCGGCCCGGGCCAGAAGGCCTGCATGAGCCGGTCGGCGAAGTCCGGCACCTGGGCTGCAAAGTGCCCCACGCAGACTGCATCGCGCACATGCACGATCAGCGGGTGGTCAGCCGGGCGGCCCTTGGCCGTGAAGATCTGTGCCACGGCCGTGTCGTTTTCAGCGTCGGCGGCCAGGCCATACACCGTCTCAGTGGGCAAGCCCAACAAGCCGCCAGCCCTGATGCGTTGGGCACCAAGCGCGATGGAACTCGCAGCGAAACCATCCAGGATCATGTTGGCTGTTGCACTCAAAAGGCTTCAATGCCCAGCAGCCGGGCTGCCGCCAGCGCCGTGGCGCGCACTTCGGCCACGGTGGCGCCGGTGAAGGTCAGGTGCCCCATCTTGCGGCCCTTGCTGGCTTTGAGCTTGCCGTACAGGTGCAGATGCGCACCCGGCAGCGCCAGCACCTGATCCCACGGCGGCGACGCGCCATCGATCCACAAATCGCCCAGCAAATTGAGCATGATGGCCGGGCTGTGCTGGCGCGGCTGCAGCAGCGGCAAACCGGTGAGCGTGCGCACTTGCAGGTCAAACTGCGACAGGTCGCAGGCGTCCAGCGTGTAGTGGCCGCTGTTGTGCGGGCGCGGCGCCATCTCGTTCACGATCAAGCTGCCCAGCGTCTGCGCCGCTTTTGAGTCGTCTTGCAGCAAGAAAAACTCGACACACAGCACGCCCACGTACCGCAATTCATTTGCTATTGATTTGGTAGCTTCTACCGCTTGCTGCACGAGGGCGGAAGGCATATTTCCTTCATAAGCCTGGGTGACTGCCAGAATGCCGTCGCGGTGCAGGTTGAGTTGCGGCGCGAAGTTGACGCAGCTGCCGTCCCAGCCGCGCGCCACGATCACCGAACATTCGGCCTGCAAAGGCAGCATTTTTTCCAGCACGCAAGCCACGTTCTTCAGTTCATCCCAGGCCGCAGCCAGCTCGGCCCGGCTGCTGACGCGCAGCTGGCCCTTGCCGTCGTAGCCCAGGCGCGCAGTCTTGAGGATGCCGGGGAGCAAATCGTCGGCCACCGCCGCCAGTTGCGCGGCAGATTCAATCACCGCATAGGGTGCTACCGGCACGCCACAGCGCACAAAATGCGCTTTCTCCTTGATCCGGTCCTGTGCGATGCCGACCGCCTCGGCACCCGGCGCCACGGGACGATGCGCGCCCAGCGTGACCAGGGCCGGAGCGGGCACGTTCTCAAACTCGGTGGTGATCGCAGCGCAGCGCTGCATCAGTTGCGCCAGGCCTTGCTGGTCCAGGTAGTCGCTCTGAATATGGTAGTGACTCACCAGCCCGGCCGGGCTGATCACGTCCGGGTCGAGCACCGCGGTGAAGTAACCCATGGCTTGCGCCGCCTGCACAAACATGCGGCCCAATTGGCCGCCACCCATGACGCCAAGCGTCGTCTGCTGGCCGCTGCCGGCGGTTGCGGCCGTGCCTGTTGTGCCGGGCAGAATGGTCTTGCCGCTCATAGCCGTGGCGGCAGGGTCATGCCGCGGGCGGTTTCGGTTTGCGCGGCACGAAAGGCGTCAAGCTGGGTCCGCAGCGCGGTGTCGTGATTGGCCAGCATGGCCACCGCAAACAGCGCGGCGTTGGCCGCGCCGGCAGCGCCAATGGCGAAGGTCGCCACCGGCACACCCTTGGGCATCTGCACAATGCTGTGCAGCGAGTCCACGCCCGACAGATGCCTGGACGCCACCGGCACGCCCAGCACCGGCACGGTCGTCTTGGCGGCCAGCATGCCCGGCAAGTGCGCCGCGCCACCGGCCCCGGCGATGATGGCTTGCAGGCCGCGCGCGCGCGCCGTTTCGGCGTAAGCAAACATATCGTCGGGCATGCGGTGGGCCGAAACCACACGGGCCTCGTGTGTGATGCCAAACTGTTGGAGAATGTGGACTGCGTGTTGCATCGTGTCCCAGTCGGAGCTGGAGCCCATAACGACACCGATTTGAATTTTCATAGTGTTGAGGACAGTGCTTGCCGGTGCGCTACGCTTGGCCGGCTGCGGTCTGTCCCGCAAGTTGATTAAATTGAATTTTACTTACCCCCAACCCGAACTGCCCCCCATGATGAACGTAACGATTGCAAATTTTGACGCCGAGGTGGTTGCCGCCTCGATGACTGTTCCCGTGCTGGTCGACTTCTGGGCCCCTTGGTGTGGCCCGTGCAAAGTCATCGGCCCGCTGTTGGAAAAGCTGGAGACGGCGTACGCCGGGCGCTTCAAGCTGGTCAAGATCGACTCCGACCAGGAGCAGGAACTCAGCCAGGCCTTTGGCGTGCGCAGCATCCCCACCTGTGTGCTGATGTTCCAGGGTAAGCCGGTCGATGGCTTCATGGGCGCCCTGCCGGAGGGAGAAATCAAGGCGTTTCTGGACAAACACCTGCCCGCCGGTGAGGTGCTGGAAGCCGAGGTGACGGCCGAGACGGTGTCGGATGCACCCGATGAGAACGACCCGGACGCCATCCGCGAGGCGCTGCAGCAGGCTGTGCTGAAGAACCCGGACGACGAGGAGGCCCGCTTCAACTACGTCAAACGGCTGCTGCAAGAGGGGCGCACGGACGATGCCAAAGTCGCCTTCGCCCCGGTGATTGCCAAGACGGCCTTGGTGCGCCGCTTTGATTCGCTGCAGCGCTGGATGGATGCTATTGATTTTGTAGCTGATCGCGCAGATTTGACGGGGGCTATAAGTGGATTTGATGCAAAGATTGCGGCGAACAAGCGTGATTTCGATGCCCGCTTTGGCAAAGCCCAATCCTTGATCGCAGCGCAGGACTGGACCGACGCCATGGACGAACTGCTGGAAATTTTGATGCGCGACAAGAGCTGGGCCGACGACCTCGCGCGCAAGACCTATATCGCGATTCTGGACATCATTGAGCCGCCCAAGGTCAAGGTCGCCGACGGCCAGATTCCGCCGGTGGACCCGGTGGTGGCAAGCTACCGGCGCCGCCTGAGCAGCGTGGTGCTGAGCTGAATGGGCGACGGCGCTTGCATCAACACGCTCACGGTTTTCTGTCTTTCAACAGGTCCCGCAGGCGTTTCGGCGCCGGGATCAGTGGCGTGCGGCTGCGCGTCCAGGCGCCTTGTTCGGTCGGCGACAGGGCACGGCCCCGGCTCATGAACCACGATGCCAACTTGTACAGCCCCAGTCGGCTGTAAACCTGCGCCCAGACACTCCAGACGGCCGTGCCGGCAGTGGTGCGCGCGGCACCACTGCCGCGCAAGGTGGCCTCCATGCTGTCGGGCCGCGCCTGGGCCTCGTTGCGCAAGCGCACCAGAATGTCGGTGATCGGAATCTTGACCGGGCACACCTCGACGCAGGCACCACACAGGGTGGAGGCAAAAGCCAGCGGATAGGTGGCATCGAGCCCCAGCATGTGCGGCGAGATGATGGCGCCAATCGGGCCCGGGTAGGTGGTGCCATAGGCGTGGCCGCCAATGCGGGCATAGACCGGGCAGTGGTTCATGCAGGCGCCACAGCGAATGCATTTCAGGGTCTCGCGCAGTTCTTCATCGGCATAGGCCTGGGTGCGGCCGTTGTCGAGCAGGATCAGGTGCACTTCTTCGGGGCCATCCTTTTCACCCGGTTGGCGCGGGCCGCTGATCAGGTTGAAGTAAGTCGTGACCGCTTGCCCCGTGGCCGAGCGCGACAGCAGGCTGTAAAGCGGGGGCACGTGTTCGAGCTTTTCCACCACCTTCTCAATGCCGGTGATGGCAATGTGAACACGCGGCACGGTCGTGCACATGCGGCCATTGCCTTCGTTCTCGACCAGACACAAGGTGCCGGTCTCAGCGACGCAGAAGTTCACCCCCGAGAGCCCAATATCCGCGTCGGCAAACTTGTGCCGCAGCACTTTGCGCCCAATGCGAATTAAGGCATCTACATCTTCGGTGTAAGCCACGCCCGCAATCTCGTCGGCAAAAAGCTTGGCAATTTCCTGCTTGGTCTTGTGGATGGCCGGCATGATGATGTGCGACGGTGTTTCACCGGCGAGCTGCACGATGTATTCGCCCATGTCGGATTCGAATGCTTCAATGCCGGCCGCTTCCATGGCATGGTTGAAACCCACCTCTTCGCTCACCATCGATTTGCCCTTGATGATGCGTTTGGCCTTGACTCGCTGCGCAATGCCGAGCGCGATCGCATTGGCTTCGTCAGGGGTTTGTGCCCAATGCACCCGGACGCCGTTGGCGGTCAGCTTGGCCTCTAACTGTTCCAGCAGACGTGGCAGGTGGGCCAGGCTGTAGCGCCGGATCGCTGAGCCCAAATCACGCAAGCCCTGCAGTTCCTCCGGATCCGGAAACTGGGCGCGCCGTTTGGCCATCAAGAAATCCATGGCACCGCGGAAATTCTTGCGCTGGCCCGGATCGTTGAGAACGCCCCGGCTGCGCTCCTTGAAGTCTTCCATCGGGTGAATTTTGATGACCTGGCTCATGCCGCTGCTCCTTCTGCGTGGCGCAACAGCACCACCAGCTCCCGTGGACCATGTGCACCATAGGCCAGTGTTTGCTGAATGTCCGCCGTCTTGGACGGGCCGCAAATCAGCAGCGCGTTGGTCGGCAAGCCGTCTTTCCAGCCTTCTGTCGTGATCGCCGAATGAAAATCGGAATGAATGGTGGCCACATCCAGCAACACGAAGTGCACCGAGGGCACCAGGGACATCAAGCGCGGCTCCGAGGCGTTGGGCCAGAGAATCAGACTGCCAATTTCGGCAATGGCACTGCGGGCCAGCGTCAGCGAGGCATCAATGTCGTCGAACAAGACATCGCGCCAGGAGTCGATGGCATCGGCATAAGGCAGGAGTTTCAGATGCTCGGGCTGACGGGCTTGCAGCGCCGCACCATGCGCTGTGCCGGTGCCGATCAGCAAGTTGCGCAGACCCTTGCTTGCTGCGATGCGCAGCAGCGCCTCAATCCAGTCCGTGGCACTGACGTCATGCACTTCAGTCTTCACGGCCTGCAGTGCGGCGCGCAGACGGGTGACGCGCTGATCTGTATCTTCGTTGCGGCGGTGCGCATCAAACCAGGTCTTGACGTCGGGCAGCGGCAGCGTTTCTGCAATCGAGGTGGCGCGCAGGCGGGCGAGGATGCTGTCGCGAGCGCTCATGATGCGGCCTGTGTCGTGCGCCGCCACAAGAAGCTGGCCAGGTGTTCACCCGGCAAGGTGGGGTTTGTACGCCCGGCCACTTCATCCTGTTTGGCAGCCCGTCCGGTGATGTTGAGCAGGCAGCCGCAGTCGGCACTAACCACGCGCTCGGCCCCGGTGTCTTTGATGGCGGCTACTTTATCGGTCGCAATCGCCTCCGAGATGTCGGGGTAGCGCATGGCAAACGTGCCGCCAAAGCCGCAGCATTCTTCAATCCGCGCCTGCTCGACCACATTCACGTGCGCCAGGCTATCGAGCAGTGCCGCGCTGGTTTCATGCGAGCCCATTTCGCGCCGCGCATGGCAGGAGGTATGCAGCGCCACGGTGCAGGGTGTGCCCAGATCCGGCTGGCTGAAATTGACCACGTGCACCAAAAATTCACTCAGCTCATAAACACGCTCGGACAGATCCACCGCCTTGGCATGCAACACCGGATCGTTGGCAAACAAATGCGGATAGTGTTTGCGGATCATGCCGCCGCATGACCCGGATGGAATCACCACCGGCCAGGGCTCCACGAACAGATTCAACTGCTGCAAGGCAACCGCGCGCGCCTCGTCTGGAAAGCCGCTGCTGTGCGCCGGTTGGCCGCAGCAGGTTTGCTGCTCCAGGTAATGCACCTTGATGCCTTCGCGTTCCAGCAGTCGCACCGTGTCAAGACCCGCTTCGGGCGTGAACTGATCGATCAGGCAGGTGGCAAAAAGATAGACGTCGCGCGGCTTGGGCGGGTACTGGCGCGGGAATTGGGTAGTTGGCTCCATGCTGGCTCTTTTCTCGATAGTTCTTATTGATTGGTAAATTGGTAATACCAATAAATTGGACTGTAAAAAAACAAATGAACCCGAACAATAGGGGTTTACCCTGGTTGGTGATGGACCCTCCTTCCCGAGCCCCGTTGCCTGGCGGCGAGGTCAGACGCTGACGGGTGCCAAGGTTCCCAGACGTCTCATGGCGCTGAGGCGGCGCTCCTCTTGCCGGGCGCTGTCTTCCATGCTCTGGCGTACAAATTCGATGTGGCTGCGAGCGGCGCGGGCCGCTGCCTCGGGCCGGTGTTCGCGAACAGCTTGCCAGATCGCGCGGTGCTGCGACTGCAACTGTTCCCAGCGCTGAGGCTGCGCATGCAGATGCGCCAGGCTGCCGGAAATGTGACCATGGATCACCCGCATCAGACTGGCGCTCAGGTGCCCGATCAACACGTTATGGGCCGCCTCCGCGATCACTTGATGAAAGAGGACATCCTGATCAATACAGGCCTGCAGATCGTTGCTGGCAAAGGTGGTCTCCAGCGCTGCATAGACGGCGTCCAGGCGCTGGATGTCGACATCCAGCGCGCGCTCGGCGGCCAGGCAGGCGGCCTGGCTTTCCAGCATTTGGCGAAATTCGAGCAAGTCCTGGTGCAACAAGGGGTGGCCGTTGAGCATGTCCTGCCAGGGGTCAACAAAGTGCGCCTCCAGCCGGTCGGTGACATGGGTGCCGCTGCCGTGATGCGTGCTGAGCAAACCTTTGGCGACCAGCTTCTGGA contains these protein-coding regions:
- a CDS encoding SGNH/GDSL hydrolase family protein, with product MKQFRVLATALAAALLVAACGGGGNGDQTPPVKYSAVVSFGDSLSDAGTYNVGPIKNAGGGMFTVNGIAGAIGADTVPSDNWAQLVSASAVGKTSCSARVGGFGVAETAVAGCTNYAQGGSRVTDPNGIGNASGGAVAAGTTTAGALTEPVVTQIANYVKDSGGFTGNELITVLAGPNDLFAQLTKLTVDATAAGNAAGNTAFATAVVGALAADSTNPATAATAIGTAMPQAQAAAAKVAGATTTTIMQAAVTGAVQAAALAGNTKVMDMTYINGVVTTAKDFATAAGTAAGNQTFAGTLIGALAADATTPATAGPIIQTAFVTEAAKGSAMNVVVGAAAAAAAGQGNTKVVTDPTYVPTLVANATTAANAAGAAAGATAFATKLAGLLAADATVPATAGPAIGAAMAAAKATASAAPGATADSVNTAVVTAAVQAAAAAGNTKVMNMTYINAIAASAQASATTAGTAAGNQYVATTGAANAGVGVVTAAATLAGYVKDMVNKGAKHVVVLNLPDMSLTPSARSTIIYNADGSIKDNSSQRLVLALVKAFNAELQKDLGVTLGVPANGVLLVDFFTNMQNNVNDPGHYALTNTKDVACNLTAPANALATVGLDDGSSLVCNGSNLIAGDTSHYMFADKVHPTPYSHKLLSQVVNKIMIQAGWL
- a CDS encoding OmpW/AlkL family protein; translation: MKHQMKFLAIAAAAMLAAGSVCAQTAGTWMVRAGATRLAPVGPSGCMTAPDYGDGSGCTRSNVSANTQLAGGITYMYTDNISVDVPLALPFKHDVIGAGSMEGAGKLGEVKALPMTVFLQYRFLEANAKFRPYVGLGVTYAYFFDEQGSYHLTQTTNPGGPPTSFTVDAKFILTPQIGATLALNDKWFIDVFYSKAKLSTTTHFSSGQTMPADLDPAAYGIAVGYKF
- a CDS encoding L-threonylcarbamoyladenylate synthase; protein product: MILDGFAASSIALGAQRIRAGGLLGLPTETVYGLAADAENDTAVAQIFTAKGRPADHPLIVHVRDAVCVGHFAAQVPDFADRLMQAFWPGPLTLILPRRPGVASAAAGGQDTIGLRCPSHPVAQMLLQALLQNGGQNPTHSESAKPQAKELASQPHGVWGIAAPSANQFGRVSPTTAAHVQSEFGPDLLILDGGACTVGIESTIIDCTRGQPVLLRPGAITREQVQAACGLKVLLKDELATDAAPAPKASGTLESHYAPKATVRLMDAAALRAALARWVADEAAMGPAAGVAVATRARAQAPALPTIAVYARSVHPNQSSRLLSQHMPADATAAARELFAVLRRLDAQGVQQIWIETPPAGAEWDGVRDRLQRAASQVGNPSWRDRRQP
- a CDS encoding 5-(carboxyamino)imidazole ribonucleotide synthase is translated as MSGKTILPGTTGTAATAGSGQQTTLGVMGGGQLGRMFVQAAQAMGYFTAVLDPDVISPAGLVSHYHIQSDYLDQQGLAQLMQRCAAITTEFENVPAPALVTLGAHRPVAPGAEAVGIAQDRIKEKAHFVRCGVPVAPYAVIESAAQLAAVADDLLPGILKTARLGYDGKGQLRVSSRAELAAAWDELKNVACVLEKMLPLQAECSVIVARGWDGSCVNFAPQLNLHRDGILAVTQAYEGNMPSALVQQAVEATKSIANELRYVGVLCVEFFLLQDDSKAAQTLGSLIVNEMAPRPHNSGHYTLDACDLSQFDLQVRTLTGLPLLQPRQHSPAIMLNLLGDLWIDGASPPWDQVLALPGAHLHLYGKLKASKGRKMGHLTFTGATVAEVRATALAAARLLGIEAF
- the purE gene encoding 5-(carboxyamino)imidazole ribonucleotide mutase, which translates into the protein MKIQIGVVMGSSSDWDTMQHAVHILQQFGITHEARVVSAHRMPDDMFAYAETARARGLQAIIAGAGGAAHLPGMLAAKTTVPVLGVPVASRHLSGVDSLHSIVQMPKGVPVATFAIGAAGAANAALFAVAMLANHDTALRTQLDAFRAAQTETARGMTLPPRL
- the trxA gene encoding thioredoxin yields the protein MMNVTIANFDAEVVAASMTVPVLVDFWAPWCGPCKVIGPLLEKLETAYAGRFKLVKIDSDQEQELSQAFGVRSIPTCVLMFQGKPVDGFMGALPEGEIKAFLDKHLPAGEVLEAEVTAETVSDAPDENDPDAIREALQQAVLKNPDDEEARFNYVKRLLQEGRTDDAKVAFAPVIAKTALVRRFDSLQRWMDAIDFVADRADLTGAISGFDAKIAANKRDFDARFGKAQSLIAAQDWTDAMDELLEILMRDKSWADDLARKTYIAILDIIEPPKVKVADGQIPPVDPVVASYRRRLSSVVLS
- a CDS encoding LutB/LldF family L-lactate oxidation iron-sulfur protein: MSQVIKIHPMEDFKERSRGVLNDPGQRKNFRGAMDFLMAKRRAQFPDPEELQGLRDLGSAIRRYSLAHLPRLLEQLEAKLTANGVRVHWAQTPDEANAIALGIAQRVKAKRIIKGKSMVSEEVGFNHAMEAAGIEAFESDMGEYIVQLAGETPSHIIMPAIHKTKQEIAKLFADEIAGVAYTEDVDALIRIGRKVLRHKFADADIGLSGVNFCVAETGTLCLVENEGNGRMCTTVPRVHIAITGIEKVVEKLEHVPPLYSLLSRSATGQAVTTYFNLISGPRQPGEKDGPEEVHLILLDNGRTQAYADEELRETLKCIRCGACMNHCPVYARIGGHAYGTTYPGPIGAIISPHMLGLDATYPLAFASTLCGACVEVCPVKIPITDILVRLRNEAQARPDSMEATLRGSGAARTTAGTAVWSVWAQVYSRLGLYKLASWFMSRGRALSPTEQGAWTRSRTPLIPAPKRLRDLLKDRKP
- a CDS encoding LutC/YkgG family protein; this translates as MSARDSILARLRATSIAETLPLPDVKTWFDAHRRNEDTDQRVTRLRAALQAVKTEVHDVSATDWIEALLRIAASKGLRNLLIGTGTAHGAALQARQPEHLKLLPYADAIDSWRDVLFDDIDASLTLARSAIAEIGSLILWPNASEPRLMSLVPSVHFVLLDVATIHSDFHSAITTEGWKDGLPTNALLICGPSKTADIQQTLAYGAHGPRELVVLLRHAEGAAA
- a CDS encoding (Fe-S)-binding protein, with the protein product MEPTTQFPRQYPPKPRDVYLFATCLIDQFTPEAGLDTVRLLEREGIKVHYLEQQTCCGQPAHSSGFPDEARAVALQQLNLFVEPWPVVIPSGSCGGMIRKHYPHLFANDPVLHAKAVDLSERVYELSEFLVHVVNFSQPDLGTPCTVALHTSCHARREMGSHETSAALLDSLAHVNVVEQARIEECCGFGGTFAMRYPDISEAIATDKVAAIKDTGAERVVSADCGCLLNITGRAAKQDEVAGRTNPTLPGEHLASFLWRRTTQAAS
- a CDS encoding FadR/GntR family transcriptional regulator, whose product is MPARRPAITRLADTVAGELEKRILEGSLKPGDLLPSERDLAVELGVSRPSLREAIQKLVAKGLLSTHHGSGTHVTDRLEAHFVDPWQDMLNGHPLLHQDLLEFRQMLESQAACLAAERALDVDIQRLDAVYAALETTFASNDLQACIDQDVLFHQVIAEAAHNVLIGHLSASLMRVIHGHISGSLAHLHAQPQRWEQLQSQHRAIWQAVREHRPEAAARAARSHIEFVRQSMEDSARQEERRLSAMRRLGTLAPVSV